The following coding sequences are from one Gigantopelta aegis isolate Gae_Host chromosome 15, Gae_host_genome, whole genome shotgun sequence window:
- the LOC121389895 gene encoding succinate dehydrogenase [ubiquinone] iron-sulfur subunit, mitochondrial-like, with protein MANTSSIVRYSMKRVALQLFQKRCSQTAAATASDSQPQMKKISVYRWDPDKQGDKPRMQTFDVDLNQCGPMVLDALIKIKNEVDPTLTFRRSCREGICGSCSMTIEGTNTLACIYKINPNLNKTLTIYPLPHMYVVKDLVPDMSNFYAQYRAIEPYLMRKGEKESDIGHKVHLQTVEDRAKLDGLYECILCACCSTSCPSYWWNSDKYLGPAVLMQAYRWMIDSRDDFTDERLAQLEDAFSVFRCHTIMNCTKTCPKGLNPGRAIGEIKKLMMNYSKEATALP; from the exons ATGGCGAACACCAGTAGCATCGTTCGATATTCTATGAAAAGGGTTGCTTTGCAGCTCTTCCAG aAACGATGCTCACAAACAGCTGCAGCTACAGCGTCCGATTCCCAGCCACAGATGAAGAAGATCTCAGTCTACAGATGG GACCCCGACAAGCAAGGTGATAAGCCGAGGATGCAGACATTTGATGTTGACCTGAACCA ATGTGGTCCTATGGTTCTGGATGCTCTGATTAAGATCAAGAATGAGGTGGATCCAACCTTGACCTTTAGGAGGTCGTGTCGCGAGGGCATCTGTGGCTCCTGCTCCATGACTATTGAAGGAACAAACACCCTGGCTTGCATCTA tAAAATAAATCCCAACCTGAACAAGACCCTGACGATTTACCCCCTGCCTCATATGTACGTTGTGAAGGATCTCGTACCA GACATGAGTAACTTCTATGCCCAGTATCGCGCCATCGAACCGTACTTGATGAGGAAGGGGGAGAAAGAGTCTGATATTGGACACAAAGTTCATTTACAGACTGTTGAGGATCGTGCCAAACTG GATGGGCTGTACGAGTGTATTCTGTGTGCGTGCTGCAGTACGTCGTGCCCTAGCTACTGGTGGAACTCAGACAAATACCTCGGACCAGCCGTCCTCATGCAGGCATATAG GTGGATGATCGACTCGCGTGATGATTTCACGGATGAACGACTGGCACAGCTGGAGGATGCTTTCTCAGTGTTCCGCTGTCACACAATCATGAACTGCACCAAGACTTGTCCAAAG GGTTTGAACCCAGGTCGTGCTATTGGCGAAATTAAGAAGCTGATGATGAATTATAGCAAAGAGGCTACAGCTCTgccataa